The DNA sequence GGCTAGGAGTTCCTGTGGCAGAATCTTATTGTCTGGCTCGGATGTCTGTAGCATGTTTCCGCGACTTTTGATGTCTGTCTGGTTCTGTGTCATGAACACGCCTTGTTCGTTCTTGGACCAGAAGCGGAACGGCAGTGTACTGATAAGCGTATCCAGGAAGTACTTGCTTTCATCGACTTTCTTTTTCCAGATGTTCAGGCGCTCCTGGTAGCGGATCTGGTCAAGCTGGTACTCCTTGAACTGCTCGTCGCGAATCTTTATAATTTGTTGGTAATGCAGGGTGTTCGAAACATCGCTAAAGAATGCAACATTGTAGTTGGTTGTCAGCGATTGTCGAATTTCAAAAATCGAGACATTGAAAATATGGTCTTCGTTGTCGATTTTAACTCTTATTTTATTGTAGGTCGATTCTTTTGACGGATCGGTAATCTGCGGGAAAATCGAGGTCATTTTTTTATTGTGTAAAGCTTCTTGCGTTGTGCGCAGAATACTTAATGCGGCCGGGTTTGCAAGCTGGATTTCGCCTTTGTAGTTGTAGTACAAAAGTCCATCGACCATTCTGTCTTTTAATTTATCCAGAAACCACGAAGCGCTTTTGTTCTTGAATGAAACCGAAGTGAAGTATTGGCCTGAGAGTATTGCTAAAAATACCGAGATGAACTGAGTCCATTTCAGTATTTGGTCGTAATCAGTAAAATTTGTAGAAATAGGAATTATAAAGTCAAATAGTGTCGCCAGCATTATAAAAAACATGAAGCTGATCAACATGTAGATACTGACCTGGTGGGGGAGAGTCGTATCACTAGATTGCACTATATTGCGAAGAATGATATAACCTGTTACAACAATGTTGGGTACGACAAATATGCAGAATAGAAAACTGAAATAATAGAACATCGGCCTCTCGGCGAATGGTCTATATCCAAAAATGTTTAGGTTCGGGATAAAGTTTGGTTCTCTAATGAAAATGTAGGTTGAAACAATAACGGCAAGACCTCCGAAAATATTCAGGAGTTTCCAGCCGTTCTTCCGCTTTACCTTGAGACTTACTTCTGCAGTGTGGTGTACCGCATTTCCCAGTTGAATCCAGCCAAGTGCCGCGGCTCCGAATATGAGTTGCCTTGCCGTAAAGGGCTTAGTTCCTGCAATAAAGTTTTCGCCGCTAAAGAATATATCGCCAATCAAGTTGCTCGCTTGCCAGAATATGCTGATGATCACCAGCTGGTGTATGGGGCGCGGGAGCTGCTTGACTGACGTCTTCTGCCCAAGCATTATGGGAAAATAGCATACGATGATTAGCGCGACAACTGATAACGCTATAACGTAAGGAGAGCTTGAAAAAAGACTTTCTTGCATATTTTCCCAGTGGCTTAAGCCATTTTACTTTGTTCTCTTGATACCGAATGTCTTTTTCTGTTCAAAGGATGTCTTTGTCGAGAAGTTCTGGACAAGCTTCTGATTGTTCTTGATTTCAGGGTTGCTCGTGTTGGGTGAGAACTTCGCTTCAATTTCAGCCTTGTAAATGTAGGCGCCAGTGCCGACCGCTCTGTCTTCATGAGTGCGGATGCCGGAAGGAGCCTTGTTTGCCCATTCGATTGCGAATACCACCTGGTTGTTTGAATTGAGGTACTGCTTCGGATTGACATTGAACGACTGCTTGAATCGGTTGACATAGTTACCGAGGTTCGAGTATATCGGAATATTGAACTTGACAAGAAGATTTTCCCAAGCGCATTCGTCGCCGATAGATGTACCACGGGGAACCGTGAGTGTCACATCGAATATGGCTCCACCGATGTCGGCAGAATCAATACCCGTTTGTGTTACTTGTTCCTTCTGGATCATGTCAAACTTGCCTGTTGCCGCATTCTTGATATAGAAACGCATAGCTTCATTGGCTTCTACCTTGGTACGGTTCAACGAATTCAAGTTGTTGATTGTTTCGCGGAGCTTCACGTCGAACTTGATTCTCGGAACGCCGTTTCCGTTGACCAGAACCCAGGGCACTTCAAATTCTGGATAGTTGCCGTTTGCATCCTTGAATGTGCTTGTCATCATCGAACCCATTCTTACAAAGTCACCTTCCATGACGGATCCAGAAAGGTCATCCATGTAAATGAATGTGAGAATGGTGTTGTTTTGAGCGAAGTTCCAAGTAGAGAAGCTGCCCTTGGTTATGTTGGACTGCTTTTCGGCTCGCTTGTGTCTAAAGAATTGCTGAGCTGTATCTGCAATAACCAGCGGTTCACTTGCGGTGATTGTCAATACGTCTGCTGACGATGTCTGGTTGATTTTTGCAGTCACAAAGACCGGGCCCACCTTGTCTTCGGCGAGTACGGAATTTGTTTCGAGAGCGGCGCCTTTACCGAGGTATTGCGTGACAAGTCCTGCGTGTTCAAGGCTCTTTCCGCCAGGAACTGTTCCTTCGTAATTACCTGCGGTATTGCCAAAATTGAATGGCTTTACAAGGTCGATAGAGAGATTTTCGCCGTTAAGGACGAAGTTGCTCTTTTCGACGGTGAGCGTTTCAGGCTTTGCCGTACCGAAGATTATTTCCAAAGTCTCTGGCGTGTGTGTGGCATCGAGAGGCTTTGCAAATGTCACATCGACATGGCTTGCGTAACCGTTTTGGTGCTTGTCTGTAATGACCGCATAGGTCATCGGAATCGGCAAGACCTTGAGCAGTATTTCGATCTTTTCTGGAGTGCAGAGACCTGCGACTCCGTTTCCGTTCAAGTCCGTAATCGTACCTGCGGGGTTGAGCTGTCCCCACATGCCTGCTGTGATAAGGGAGCCGTTTCCTGCGTCGAAGGCGATTTCAAAGTCCCAGATGTTCTTCGATTCGTTGTAAAGCTTTGCCGAAAGGACTGTAGGCGTTGTAGCCTGGGTTATGCCATCCTTGGCGTAAAGAATGAGCGGGAAGCTTGTGCCTGGAGCGGAAATCGGTTCGCTGAACTGCAAGTAGAGGTGGTCTGTAGTTGCTGTATCTAGGCGTTCGAGAATCGTTGCAGATAGCAGTGCCGGCGGCATGCCGTCATAATAGGAATCTTCGACCGTCTTTACCTGTCCCTGAACGTCGCTTGAAAGCGTGATTTTTCCAGTAGCGTTCGTAACAATGTCCTTGATATCGTCGAATTCGACAACGAGAGACTTGCCGTTCAACGATTTGACCTTATTCGTGGTGTATGACGTTCCTTCGTAGACAAACGAAATGCTTATGAACTTCTGGTTTTCGCCATATTCCGAAGAAAGGGTAATGTCCATTGCATCAGGAATGTTGTCGCAGTTCAAGTCAACAATCTTGGCGACATCGATAATCGGCCATGGCGGCAAATCCTCGATGACCAGTTCTGCGATTGCTGGCGAGTAAGAGTAATCCTTTGTATTGGGATGCTTTGCATAGATCTTTGTTGTCACTGCAATAGGTGAGCTTACGTAAATTGTGGCAACACCATCGTAAAGTGTAACGGTGTTGACCGGAATCGTTGCCGTCGGATCGGTGTAGAAGAGAACATTGGCATCGTCGCTGACGAGTTCAACATTCAAGTTCTTTTCGTCCTTGAGAACGTCTAGATTGCTGTCAAGGAGTGAAATCTGCACTTCGACGAACTTGTCCTTGTATCCCGTAATTTTGCTCTTGTCGAACACGAGATAGCGCTTTTCAAGAGGCTTGGTAATGCTGTCGATTTCGACATTTGTACGGGCGATTGCGCATGCGCAGTCGTAAGGATTCTTGGTCTTTTGGTTTGCATTTCTGTTGTGCCAGCTGACCCATTCCATATAGTTGTTGCCGTAGGCGAGAGTCGTATCTACGCCAAAAAGGATGGAATCGGCTCGTTGTTCGATGGCCTTTTTGAACGGATAGGGGTTGCCATTCATTTCTACGGCGTCAAGGAGACCTGTCGGCTTAACGGTACTTGTTGCCTCGTATAACGTCTTTGCATCGACCTTTTCGACAGAATGGATCGGGGAGACGAACGGGCTTGAGAACGAAATATCGACCTTACGGATAATCTGAGGTCCGTCTTCTGGGGTGTAGTCGGGACCGTAGCCGTAAATGTGCTTGCCGTGGTAATAAACTGGAATGTAGGGGTCGCGTGTAAAGGCTATGACCGTATCACCGCGGTCATTTATTTCTAGTTGTTCTGATTCGCGGCCTTTGAAATACGGTGCCATTTCTAGGTCTATGCCGTCAAATACTTCTGGGGCGTCTTCTCCCTTGTGGGCTATAAGCGACCAGCCGTTATTGAAGGCACTATATGTTGCATTGAGCCATTTCACATGGATAATAATTCTACCGGAAACGGCAAGCTTGCCGTTGACTTTGATGGGCATGTAATAGGCGCCTGTAGCATCGGCGGTGTTGGGGCCGAAGTCTATTTGAGGAGAACCTGAATATGTGCCGGTACCGTCATAGCTCATGCTGTTGTAGCTGACCGGTATTTCGAGCTTGTCGTTTGCGCCCAGATAAAAGCGAAGTTCAAAGTCTTCAAAGGCAGTCGTGTCGTTGTTGTCAATTTCAATAAAGAAAATACTACAGTTCTGCCAGCCGTTTGTGGTATTGCATTTGTTTTCGTCCTGGAATGCGCTTGGCTTGACGTAAATATCGAGGTCGGCGTAGGTGGCGTATGCATCCGTCGTAAAAGAGTATTCTTCGGATTCAGCCGTTCCGGAATAAACTTTGAAGTAATAGGTCGTTCCCGGTTCGAGATTTGTGAGTTCAGCTTCATGGAAGAGCACGGCGCCGTCTTTTGCAGTGGCTGTTTCGGTGTAGTGGCCTTTAGCCTTGCCGAACTTTACGATGCCGTTCATGCGGTTAGAACTCCACCAGTAAATCTTTGCACTGCGGTGATCGACTTGGCAAATCGTGACGCCAGATATTTTCGTTTCTGTTGTTGTCATGGTGAACTGGTACCAGTTTCCATGGTTGTCATCGGTGGTGATGTTTTGCTTGGTATCGATTCCTTCGAGGAAGAAGTAGTAAGTCTGTCCCGGAGTAAGGCCGGTAAGCGTTATGCTTCCGCCCTTAGAGGCTGTCTTTTGCTGAACGGACTTTACGTTTGTTGCGCTAGTGGTAATGTCGTAGAATACCGTGACGAGGGCGACTTCGTTTGTTTCCCAGGTGATAATTGCGGTGGTATCCGATGTTGGAATGCCCATGATATTGCTGAAGAGCGGCCCTTCGTTGTCTGGCGGGAGCGTTTCTGCAAGGCTTTGTGCAGGCATCAAAAGCTGGACAGAGAAGTCAATGCATGTTTCTGTAGCGGTATAGTCTTCCCAGTCTTCAAGTAGCGGCTTGTCCGGAGCGCGTCCACCCATAAGGGCACCCTTCGGACATTTGTACTTGTACGGCATACCACCGGCGTTGTAGCCGTCCGGGTTTGCAGCGCGGTTGTGGGGGTGGTTCGGATTCTTGTCGCCTGCACCCATCAAGAAGGAAATATCCCACGGGTTTGCGCCAAGGTTATAGTAAATGTTGTCAAGAGCGAGGTTCTTGTAAGCTTCTTTTTCTGGACCCGGAGGGAGAATTTCCGAGAGCATGAAAATGGCGTTTGCGGCGCCAAGATTATAGCGGTTAAAGCCCCAGTCGCTGGATGTCCATACAAGGTTGTAAGGCGGAACGGCTGTTACGCTTCCAAAACGGTTCGTGTAGATGTTCTTGGAACCTTCAGAGCCGTCATCTGTAAGGCGGCGGAGTGCGTTTGTCGTACGCTGCAAGAGTGTATCGCGTTCAAGTTCGTTGATGCCGTAGGACTTTGCAATTTCTGCATCCTTCAAGATGAGCTTTGCAAAAGAGAACAGTACATAGGAATGGACGTTTTCAAAGTCGGTCATCCATCCGCCTGGATAAAAGCCGCTTCTGAGACCGAGATAACCGGCCTTAAAATATGGACCTGCATCATTCGGTTCGTTGTTGTACATGTAGTTTGTGCTGTTGTCATTGATATCCATGTTCTTGTACAGGTCGTACTGGTACATGGTATCTTTTGTGGCATACCAAAGAGCAAGTGCTGCTGCAGCTGCGTCGTCGATCATGTTCGTTTCGCTAGAGCCACCCGGATAGAATCCGCCAAGTTCATCGGTCGTCTTGTAGGTGCCTTTTTTATAGGGCGATACGGGTCTCATCACTTTTTTATAGATGTCTTCGGCTGCATCCAGGAGCTTCTTTGCATACTCTGGTTCATAGACGCTCCAACCTACAGCAAAATAGGCGAGAGCGGCGGCATACATGCCGGACGCCGTTCCGATTCCCTTTGCGACGTGACGGTCAGGACCGCCTTTGGACTGCGGCTGTGCATCTTGCTTTTCTGGAACGTCCCAGAACTGGTGGTCAGGATCTCCGACGGCGATGGAATGGTACATGTCGCCTTGATCGATAAGTCCGTTTGCCTTAGACGCTAAATAAAGCTTGTAGATATAGTCGGCACCGATTTTTGCTTCGTAAAGAATATCAGGATAGCCGTCAACAATGGTTGTGTCATTGTAGGATTTTCCGTAGCGGTCTTCAGCCTTGTCCTTGTAAACGAGGTATGTCGTTGCAAGAGCGTAGGCTGCATAGCTCAGCGTTTCTGAAACCTTGAAATGGTCTCCGCAGTCATGCCAGCCGCCTGTCAAGTCGTGACCGATTTCGGAACCGTCTTTCAAGTGGCAGGGGCCGTGGAGCTGGGAATTTGTATTGCCGCAGCGCTGGACGCCAAAGAACTTGAGCGCGTTTTCAAGAATGGCGTTATAGATTGAAGGATGAACATGGAAAGTGGCCGAGGTGTCCTTTCCTACAACAAGGAAGTACTCGCCTGTTGTCGAAAGCGGCGTAAAGTCAGCTTTGTAAAGCGTCTCCGTTCCGGTTGTTGTCGTATCGCCGAACTGGTAGAGCGAAGCGCCGATCGACTTGAAGGCGCCACGAACCCAAATGGATGGCTTGGGATATGTTCCAAGTTTCTCCAGGTTTCCACCACCGGGAACTTCCTTACCCGTATTAGCGTCGATCACCTTAAATGTCGTTTCCTTGGTGTCGGCAACGTAGGCGTATTTATTGTCCTGCGGCCTAAAGCCTGCCTGGTTGACGCGGATGGGGCGCCTGTCATAGACATTCAGGGAGTCCAGATATCGACGGTCGCAGTTGGTGCATGTCCTGTCGATGTTTGGAAGCTGTGCTGTAGCATGATCAATGCTAAGCAATGCTAGTAAGGTTATTGCGCTGAGTAGTTTTTTCATACTTCCATCTTTTGTTCAAAAAATAATGAAGCCGCCTGGATCGCCAAATCCAGGTGGCCTGTTTAAAAATTACTTCTTTCTCTTGAAGCCAAGAGTCTTGGTCTTGTTGTCGTTTGCCTTTTCGACCTTGTCGCCTACAGTCTTACATGATGCCTTGTAGTCGTTACTCGATTCATCGAATGTTGTAGCGCAGTAAGTCTGGGCCTTAAAGTCAAATTTCGCAATGTAGGCACCTGTTCCAATCTTGTTGCCCTTCTTGGAAACAGGGGCTTCGTTGTCCTTAGCCGCCCATTCCAAATTCAGCTTGAGAATGCCGTTATTGACGAGGTTGCGCAACGAGGGCGAATTTTCCTTCGGGACATCAAGCGTGTACGTGTTAATGTATTGGCCGAGGTTGTCGTAGAGATCTGCAACAATCTTGAGGCTGAAATCGTACATGGGCTTACCGTCACGAGTTGTGAAACTTGCAGAAGGCATCGTCACTTCAATTTCGAAATTTGGACCGGAACCAACGTATGCGGCTGAATCGACCTGACCGATGAGCGAACCATCGCGGCTGATGAAGTTGTATTTGCTGTTGGTGATGGCTGATACAACGAATGCATCGTCCTTGAGGGTTTCGGGGCGGCTTGCGTAGGCGCCAGCCTTCGGTGTGGTAACAGGCTTTGACAGCGTCACCTTAAAGCGGATGTTGTCATCACCCGTGATACGAATGTAGGGGTTCGAATTCGTTGGGGCAATGTTGTTTTTGTCTGTATAGCTGGATCCAAGAATATCTGGAACGAGGCGGATCCTGTCACCGACATGTACGACATGGTCCTTTTCGTTGTAGATGAACACCGACGACTTACCCGTGCCTTGCGGTTTATCAGGAGGAATGTAGCCATCGCGTTCACGCTGGATGTATTTGCCTGCGGCACCCGTTTCAATGATGGTGAGCGCCTCAGACATGTTGACGGTCAGCATACCCTTGATAAGGCGTGCAGAGGTGATGACTGGAGCGCATTTGTCGTACAACGTGTAGTCTGTCTCAAAGAATCCGCTTGCGGCACCCTTGAGCGGAGATACTGTACCGTTGCCGTCCTTGTCGCCATTTGTTGTACCGTAAGGATAAGCCTTGTCCTGCGGAATTGTGATTTCGATAATGCTATATGTATTAACGGAATCCTTAGTCGTAGAATCAGGCAGGATTACGGTGAATGGAGCCGAGACAGAGTCGCGAATGGTCCAGTAGGATTCCTTCGGCTTGATGACTCCGCCTGTTGTATCAGCCGTTGTTATGAATGTGCGTGTAATACCCGGATCGCCCCAAACGGTTACGATGCTGTCGAATACATCCTTCGTCTTGAGCTTTCTTTCGAACATCATGTAGACGATGTCTGGAATGCCATCGCCTTCCAGGTCGATCATGTCTGCATGGTAAATCGGTACCGGGCGGGAAATGAGCGTTATAGGTACAGACGGCTTGCAGCCAAACGGATCAATCTGGTTGAAGTTCTGGTCGGTGATTACAAATCCACCTGTCGTCCTTGGCGATGCTTTACCGCCTATTGGAACGAGGGATTGGTCTGCATTGCCGCTGATAACCAGTTGCCAGCTCTTGCCGTTGTTTGTAGTTGTTGCCTTTCCAACGACTGTCGGCATGCCTGGTGCACCAGCCACCGTGAGTGGCCATTCGGTCTCGGACGAGAAAATAACCGGTTCAGAGAATGCGATCAAAATTGTGTCAAGTCCGCTTGTGTCGTCATCGGATTTCTCGAGAATGGAAACGCTTGTAAGCGTGGGGAGAATGCCGTCTGCGATTCTTGCGGTTTCTGCATTGGCCGTGCCATGATCTGCAATATATGTTGTGATCTTTCCAGAGGGGCTTGCGTTCACCGGAATCAAAGCCGTGTCAATGGCAATGATGATCTCGTTCAAGTCTACAAACTTTTTGGCATCAAGCGAAACCTTGACCGTATCGGACATTCCTTCGATAAAGTACCTGATGCTGTCAAGCGTGTAGTCTTCAACAAGCTTGTTCGTAAGCACGATCTTCAGCTGATCTGCCTTATTGTCGCAGTCAGAATCGATGGCGAGAACCGTTTGCGGTGTGGGCACCTTTGTCTCGGCAAAGAACGTCTGCAGGGAAACATCGTCTTCATCGTCCGGGTCGGTGTAGATGACCTGGATTGTATCGCCTGCGAAGAACGAAATTTCGGAAGCCTGGTCCCTTGTTTCCTTGGAATGGTTGACGGCTTTGATCGGTCCACCGACAAAGTGTCCCGGATTGTTGGCGTCAGCCTTCAAAACAACTTTCAGGACATCGTTCTTTTTCTTGTTGATGACCTGGACTTCAACAGAGGTGGCCTTGCTCTTGATCTTGTCCTTGTCCATCAAGTCAATATAGAATGTCGTGCCTTCTGGATCTGCTGGGCTTACGATCGGGTTGCCCTGAGGATCCTTGATGATAAGTGTCGATGCTGTAGCGTCGCCCTTAGAGAAGTTTACGTAGTAAGTTCTATTCAGGAATGCGCAACCACCGTTCTCGGTACATTCTTCGCATGTTGGATCTGGACCGGCAAAGATGGTGATGTCAATTTTGTTACTTCCGATACCCATTTTCACAGGAATATCAAGGTCCCACATGTCTGTGGCTAGGTCGTACATGGCAATTCTGTCTGTACCAGCTTCGTTCAAAATCCATCGTTCTGTACCCTTAGCAAAGACCTTGCCGCTCACTTTGACGCCATTGGCCCAAACTTTTGTCACGTAGCCGCCATCGGTTATGTGGGCTTTGCCCGTGACATGGACGGTGCTGCTTGCTTGGTCAAGATCGATATGGGAACCGTTGGAAACATCGAACGGATGGTCTAAAGCAACGTCAATTCTGTAGTTTGCTCTCTTTGTTTCCATTTCCTTCTTGGACGGGCTAAAGCCCCAGATGAACTGGTCCTTGCGATAAACGGTAATGTATGGATTTTCTGGAACATCGGGGGCCTTGTCGCCGTAATCCTTGTCTTCGACAGGCATGCCGTCGTAGTCTGCACCGTCTTCCAGGTAGGAATGTGGACGCCAAGACCAGTCGCCGGAGTTCTTGCTAAAGCGCTTTTTGCCGGCTATGCGCAATGTTTCGCAAGTCTTGTATCCATCGTTTGAAAGAC is a window from the Fibrobacter sp. UWB4 genome containing:
- a CDS encoding glycoside hydrolase family 9 protein, with amino-acid sequence MKKLLSAITLLALLSIDHATAQLPNIDRTCTNCDRRYLDSLNVYDRRPIRVNQAGFRPQDNKYAYVADTKETTFKVIDANTGKEVPGGGNLEKLGTYPKPSIWVRGAFKSIGASLYQFGDTTTTGTETLYKADFTPLSTTGEYFLVVGKDTSATFHVHPSIYNAILENALKFFGVQRCGNTNSQLHGPCHLKDGSEIGHDLTGGWHDCGDHFKVSETLSYAAYALATTYLVYKDKAEDRYGKSYNDTTIVDGYPDILYEAKIGADYIYKLYLASKANGLIDQGDMYHSIAVGDPDHQFWDVPEKQDAQPQSKGGPDRHVAKGIGTASGMYAAALAYFAVGWSVYEPEYAKKLLDAAEDIYKKVMRPVSPYKKGTYKTTDELGGFYPGGSSETNMIDDAAAAALALWYATKDTMYQYDLYKNMDINDNSTNYMYNNEPNDAGPYFKAGYLGLRSGFYPGGWMTDFENVHSYVLFSFAKLILKDAEIAKSYGINELERDTLLQRTTNALRRLTDDGSEGSKNIYTNRFGSVTAVPPYNLVWTSSDWGFNRYNLGAANAIFMLSEILPPGPEKEAYKNLALDNIYYNLGANPWDISFLMGAGDKNPNHPHNRAANPDGYNAGGMPYKYKCPKGALMGGRAPDKPLLEDWEDYTATETCIDFSVQLLMPAQSLAETLPPDNEGPLFSNIMGIPTSDTTAIITWETNEVALVTVFYDITTSATNVKSVQQKTASKGGSITLTGLTPGQTYYFFLEGIDTKQNITTDDNHGNWYQFTMTTTETKISGVTICQVDHRSAKIYWWSSNRMNGIVKFGKAKGHYTETATAKDGAVLFHEAELTNLEPGTTYYFKVYSGTAESEEYSFTTDAYATYADLDIYVKPSAFQDENKCNTTNGWQNCSIFFIEIDNNDTTAFEDFELRFYLGANDKLEIPVSYNSMSYDGTGTYSGSPQIDFGPNTADATGAYYMPIKVNGKLAVSGRIIIHVKWLNATYSAFNNGWSLIAHKGEDAPEVFDGIDLEMAPYFKGRESEQLEINDRGDTVIAFTRDPYIPVYYHGKHIYGYGPDYTPEDGPQIIRKVDISFSSPFVSPIHSVEKVDAKTLYEATSTVKPTGLLDAVEMNGNPYPFKKAIEQRADSILFGVDTTLAYGNNYMEWVSWHNRNANQKTKNPYDCACAIARTNVEIDSITKPLEKRYLVFDKSKITGYKDKFVEVQISLLDSNLDVLKDEKNLNVELVSDDANVLFYTDPTATIPVNTVTLYDGVATIYVSSPIAVTTKIYAKHPNTKDYSYSPAIAELVIEDLPPWPIIDVAKIVDLNCDNIPDAMDITLSSEYGENQKFISISFVYEGTSYTTNKVKSLNGKSLVVEFDDIKDIVTNATGKITLSSDVQGQVKTVEDSYYDGMPPALLSATILERLDTATTDHLYLQFSEPISAPGTSFPLILYAKDGITQATTPTVLSAKLYNESKNIWDFEIAFDAGNGSLITAGMWGQLNPAGTITDLNGNGVAGLCTPEKIEILLKVLPIPMTYAVITDKHQNGYASHVDVTFAKPLDATHTPETLEIIFGTAKPETLTVEKSNFVLNGENLSIDLVKPFNFGNTAGNYEGTVPGGKSLEHAGLVTQYLGKGAALETNSVLAEDKVGPVFVTAKINQTSSADVLTITASEPLVIADTAQQFFRHKRAEKQSNITKGSFSTWNFAQNNTILTFIYMDDLSGSVMEGDFVRMGSMMTSTFKDANGNYPEFEVPWVLVNGNGVPRIKFDVKLRETINNLNSLNRTKVEANEAMRFYIKNAATGKFDMIQKEQVTQTGIDSADIGGAIFDVTLTVPRGTSIGDECAWENLLVKFNIPIYSNLGNYVNRFKQSFNVNPKQYLNSNNQVVFAIEWANKAPSGIRTHEDRAVGTGAYIYKAEIEAKFSPNTSNPEIKNNQKLVQNFSTKTSFEQKKTFGIKRTK
- a CDS encoding ATP-binding protein; this encodes MLGQKTSVKQLPRPIHQLVIISIFWQASNLIGDIFFSGENFIAGTKPFTARQLIFGAAALGWIQLGNAVHHTAEVSLKVKRKNGWKLLNIFGGLAVIVSTYIFIREPNFIPNLNIFGYRPFAERPMFYYFSFLFCIFVVPNIVVTGYIILRNIVQSSDTTLPHQVSIYMLISFMFFIMLATLFDFIIPISTNFTDYDQILKWTQFISVFLAILSGQYFTSVSFKNKSASWFLDKLKDRMVDGLLYYNYKGEIQLANPAALSILRTTQEALHNKKMTSIFPQITDPSKESTYNKIRVKIDNEDHIFNVSIFEIRQSLTTNYNVAFFSDVSNTLHYQQIIKIRDEQFKEYQLDQIRYQERLNIWKKKVDESKYFLDTLISTLPFRFWSKNEQGVFMTQNQTDIKSRGNMLQTSEPDNKILPQELLARNEGEPQSFISYERIKKTINDKNEEEDDIEILNQDDYNMAVRKGIAKDIMIFNNMFIPIMAPRKPYKIIGIKIDITKEMRLEKERDMLQEQKHIHSRLEELGTICGGFAHDYNNILGSQIGFCDLALEVLDKDNQAYMFIQEARKAATRGKESLEELLNTIRGKTSEKDKLTEFAPYMIIDDVVKKLWITLPPNVKVKADNLDKNIRIVGNVSALDRIISNLANNAIFAMKENGGTLTIALKREVLSEPLITPYAPQIDAGTYAKITVEDTGTGMDTATLERIFSPFFTTKAPGEGLGLGLSSALRLLKEGNAGYTVQTTLGEGTIFNLYWSIRNEKMEA